A section of the Larus michahellis chromosome 1, bLarMic1.1, whole genome shotgun sequence genome encodes:
- the MRPL39 gene encoding large ribosomal subunit protein mL39, translating into MAARWAARCLRGGLRGRRFISTPAVSRLTSEEVIRMRNDLFTKEKERQLSLYPRIEKIEVKYTGKSHPGTVFVMNKALSTPYNCAMHLSEWHCKKSVLALVDGEVWDMYRPLTKSCEIQFLTFKDEDPEEVNKAYWRSCAMIMACVLKRAFKDEYSVNLIKAPEVPVISGAFCYDVILDNRLNDWKPTNDNFRSLTRDAGKLIYKDLPFETLHAEAKVAREMFQHNRYKMEMIEQKASQNMEGIVTLHRFGDFVDISEGPHIPRTSFCFQYEITAAHNLQTKQSELIRRFQGVSLPVHLKAHHTVWHKLLARSKRLVTEEEYLKAAAERHEAKGVTEDGKTVSI; encoded by the exons ATGGCGGCGCGCTGGGCAGCCCGCTGCCTGCGGGGCGGGCTTCGGGGACGCC GGTTCATCTCCACACCAGCTGTTTCTCGACTGACATCAGAGGAAGTGATTCGGATGCGTAACGATCTCTTTACCAAGGAGAAAGAGAGGCAGTTATCTCTGTATCCACGAATTGAGAAAATCGAAGTAAAATACACTGGGAAGTCTCACCCCGGCACTGTGTTTGTGATGAACAAAGCTTTGTCAACTCCCTACAATTGTGCCATGC aCTTAAGTGAATGGCATTGCAAGAAATCTGTTCTAGCTCTTGTGGATGGTGAAGTCTGGGATATGTATAGACCCTTGACCAAATCATGTGAAATTCAGTTCCTTACTTTCAAAGATGAAGATCCAGAGGAGGTGAACAAG GCCTATTGGCGTTCCTGTGCCATGATCATGGCATGTGTGTTAAAGCGGGCATTCAAAGATGAGTACTCAGTGAATCTGATTAAAGCCCCAGAAGTGCCAG TGATCTCTGGAGCTTTCTGTTATGATGTAATTTTGGACAATAGACTGAATGACTGGAAACCAACAAAC GACAACTTCCGTTCTCTTACAAGGGATGCTGGAAAGCTAATTTATAAAGACCTGCCATTTGAAACACTACATGCTGAAGCAAAAGTAGCACGTGAAATGTTTCAACATAACAG ATACAAAATGGAGATGATAGAACAAAAAGCTTCCCAGAATATGGAAGGAATTGTAACGTTACATAG gTTTGGTGACTTTGTAGATATTAGTGAAGGCCCTCATATTCCAAGGACAAGTTTCTGTTTCCAGTATGAGATAACAGCAGCCCATAATCTTCAGACTAAACAATCTGAATTGATAAGGAGGTTCCAGGGTGTATCCCTGCCAGTCCATTTGAAG GCTCACCACACCGTGTGGCATAAACTACTGGCAAGATCGAAGAGGCTG GTCACTGAAGAAGAGTatttgaaagcagcagcagaacgtCATGAGGCAAAAGGTGTAACTGAAGATGGAAAAACTGTATccatttaa